A genomic region of Mycobacterium sp. Aquia_213 contains the following coding sequences:
- a CDS encoding TetR/AcrR family transcriptional regulator, protein MTSQSHDGRADATRRQILRAASHQFARRPYHDVGLDDILAEAELTKGAMYFHFKSKHALAVAIIERQTTSGTSAVQDLMKRGLSGLETLIDFSYLIAVGDITTDAVRAGLNLIESVGRTQGLQEKLLDNWVKALAGVVEQAIAEGDIDPRNDPHDVGRLLVSLHMGLRQTSTLDQPERFLLDVEKCWTFILTGILQPDRFEYFGQFLKRRATLAINATSTDTDSPQ, encoded by the coding sequence ATGACTTCTCAATCCCACGATGGCCGCGCCGACGCGACGCGGCGACAGATTTTGCGAGCTGCCTCGCATCAGTTCGCGCGACGGCCCTACCACGACGTCGGTCTCGACGACATCCTCGCCGAAGCCGAACTGACCAAGGGGGCCATGTACTTCCATTTCAAGTCGAAGCACGCGTTGGCCGTCGCGATCATCGAAAGGCAGACCACCTCGGGCACCAGCGCCGTGCAAGATCTGATGAAGCGCGGACTTTCGGGCCTCGAGACCCTCATCGACTTCTCCTACCTCATTGCTGTCGGCGACATCACGACCGACGCCGTGCGGGCGGGCCTCAACCTCATCGAGTCGGTCGGACGGACGCAGGGACTGCAGGAGAAGTTGTTGGACAACTGGGTCAAAGCGTTGGCCGGCGTTGTCGAGCAAGCCATTGCCGAAGGCGACATCGATCCACGGAATGATCCGCATGATGTCGGACGCCTGTTGGTGTCCTTACATATGGGGCTGCGACAAACCAGCACTCTGGATCAACCGGAACGATTCCTGCTCGACGTGGAGAAGTGTTGGACCTTCATCCTGACCGGCATCCTGCAGCCGGACCGGTTCGAGTACTTCGGCCAATTCCTCAAGCGGCGTGCGACGCTCGCGATCAACGCTACTTCCACTGACACGGACTCGCCGCAATAG
- a CDS encoding TetR/AcrR family transcriptional regulator — MARQVRSEATRRKILTAAIEVFGEVGYPAAGWSAIIERTGMTKGALYHHFDSKEMLASAIIEEGSDRLLSAFRGVCGPSSPGLENLLHGTFTIVKVLSSDEIASAAEHLIAALGGFNPAAGRFCTDLVALVAAEAQRAISEGDLRNDQDPAVIGESIVGAIFGMRLLSNAISGPESKRPIDGIKRLTQIWELLLPGMVSEASQAYFGQFLSREAMRHARADATTLDS, encoded by the coding sequence ATGGCGCGCCAGGTTCGCTCCGAAGCGACTCGCCGAAAGATCCTCACCGCCGCAATCGAAGTTTTCGGCGAGGTCGGATATCCGGCCGCCGGATGGAGTGCGATCATCGAGCGCACCGGAATGACCAAGGGCGCCCTCTACCATCACTTCGATTCGAAAGAAATGTTGGCGTCAGCCATCATTGAAGAAGGCTCCGACCGGCTGCTCAGCGCTTTTCGGGGCGTGTGCGGGCCGTCATCGCCGGGGCTGGAGAACTTGCTGCACGGCACCTTTACGATCGTCAAAGTGCTGAGCTCAGACGAAATCGCCAGCGCGGCTGAGCATTTGATCGCTGCGCTGGGTGGGTTCAACCCGGCTGCCGGGCGTTTCTGCACGGACCTGGTTGCGCTGGTGGCAGCCGAGGCGCAACGGGCAATCTCCGAAGGAGACCTGCGCAACGACCAGGATCCGGCGGTGATCGGCGAGTCGATCGTCGGCGCCATCTTCGGAATGCGCTTGCTGTCCAACGCGATATCTGGGCCCGAGAGCAAACGGCCCATTGATGGCATCAAGCGTCTGACTCAGATCTGGGAGCTTCTTCTCCCCGGCATGGTCTCCGAAGCGTCGCAGGCTTACTTCGGGCAATTCCTTAGTCGCGAAGCAATGCGCCATGCGCGGGCCGACGCAACGACATTGGATAGCTAG
- a CDS encoding PAS domain-containing protein, which yields MTTLKQLPALVVLERIPVPVLAVGDDGAILFTNTAFAEMVGYESDEVLALRFGEVFHQAPDSESSLLSVVHALANEVVELAHKDGSVVRALMSKSVGMRADDRFALATFQDLTEQLWDEEH from the coding sequence ATGACCACGTTGAAGCAGCTGCCTGCCCTGGTGGTGCTGGAGCGGATTCCGGTCCCGGTGCTGGCGGTCGGCGACGACGGCGCGATCTTGTTCACCAACACCGCATTCGCGGAAATGGTGGGCTACGAGTCGGACGAGGTCTTGGCGCTGCGCTTCGGTGAGGTTTTCCACCAGGCCCCCGACTCGGAATCCTCGCTGCTGTCGGTCGTTCATGCCCTGGCGAACGAGGTCGTCGAACTGGCGCACAAAGACGGCTCGGTCGTGCGCGCGCTGATGAGCAAGTCCGTGGGAATGCGGGCCGACGACCGATTCGCCCTGGCGACGTTCCAAGATTTGACCGAGCAGTTATGGGACGAAGAGCATTAA
- the metG gene encoding methionine--tRNA ligase: protein MRPYYVTTAIAYPNGAPHVGHAYEYIATDAIARFKRLDGFDVRFLTGTDEHGQKVAETAAAAGVPTAELARRNSDVFQRMQEALNISFSRFIRTTDADHHEASKEIWRRMEAAGDIYLATYSGWYSVRDERYFSDSETEVVDGTRIATETGAPVTWSEKEQTFFFRLSAYADKLLAHYEANPDFIGPEVRRNEVVSFVSGGLTDFSISRTTFDWGVQVPEHPDHVMYVWVDALTNYLTGAGFPDTDSELFRRYWPADLHMIGKDIIRFHAVYWPAFLMSAGIELPRRVFAHGFLHNRGEKMSKSVGNTIDPVALVDAFGVDQLRYFLLREVPFGQDGSYSEEAIINRINTDLANELGNLAQRSLSMIAKNLGGVMPEPGEFTAADAELLKTADALLERVRASFDEQAMHLALEAIWLMLGEANKYFSAQQPWVLRKSESEADQVRFRTVLYTTCEAVRIAALLVAPVMPESAGKLLDLLGQADDQRTFAAIAARLIPGSELPAPTGVFPRYQPASEDE from the coding sequence ATGAGGCCCTATTACGTCACCACTGCGATCGCGTATCCAAACGGTGCGCCGCACGTGGGTCACGCCTACGAATACATCGCGACCGACGCGATCGCCCGCTTCAAGCGGCTCGACGGTTTCGACGTGCGCTTCCTGACCGGAACCGACGAGCACGGCCAGAAGGTCGCCGAAACCGCGGCCGCCGCGGGCGTGCCGACCGCCGAGCTGGCCCGGCGCAATTCCGATGTGTTCCAACGCATGCAGGAGGCGCTGAACATCTCGTTCAGCCGCTTTATCCGCACCACCGACGCCGACCACCACGAGGCGTCCAAGGAGATCTGGCGGCGCATGGAGGCCGCCGGAGACATCTATCTGGCTACCTATTCCGGGTGGTATTCGGTGCGCGACGAGCGGTACTTCAGCGACTCGGAGACCGAGGTGGTCGACGGCACCCGCATCGCCACCGAGACCGGCGCACCGGTGACCTGGAGCGAGAAGGAGCAGACCTTCTTCTTCCGGCTCTCGGCGTACGCCGACAAGCTGCTGGCCCACTACGAAGCCAACCCCGACTTCATCGGGCCCGAGGTGCGGCGCAACGAGGTCGTCAGCTTCGTCTCCGGTGGGCTGACCGATTTCTCGATCTCGCGAACCACGTTCGACTGGGGCGTGCAGGTGCCCGAGCACCCCGACCACGTCATGTACGTCTGGGTCGACGCGCTGACCAACTACCTCACCGGCGCCGGATTCCCCGACACGGACTCGGAGCTGTTCCGCCGCTACTGGCCCGCCGATCTACACATGATCGGCAAGGACATCATCAGGTTCCATGCGGTCTACTGGCCGGCGTTTTTGATGTCGGCCGGAATCGAGCTTCCGCGAAGGGTTTTCGCGCACGGTTTCTTGCACAACCGCGGCGAGAAGATGAGCAAGTCAGTGGGCAACACCATCGACCCGGTGGCGCTGGTCGACGCGTTCGGCGTGGACCAGCTGCGCTATTTCCTGCTGCGCGAGGTGCCGTTCGGCCAGGACGGCAGCTACAGCGAAGAGGCCATCATCAACCGGATCAACACCGATCTGGCCAACGAGTTGGGGAACCTGGCGCAACGGTCGTTGTCGATGATCGCCAAAAATCTCGGCGGGGTGATGCCCGAACCCGGCGAATTCACCGCCGCCGATGCCGAGCTGCTCAAGACGGCCGACGCGTTGTTGGAGCGGGTGCGCGCCAGCTTCGACGAGCAGGCGATGCACTTGGCGCTCGAGGCGATCTGGCTGATGCTGGGCGAGGCGAACAAATACTTTTCGGCCCAGCAGCCATGGGTGTTGCGCAAGAGCGAATCCGAGGCGGATCAGGTGCGCTTCCGCACCGTCCTCTACACGACGTGCGAGGCGGTCCGTATCGCGGCGCTGCTGGTTGCGCCGGTCATGCCGGAGTCGGCGGGCAAGCTGCTGGACCTGCTCGGTCAGGCCGACGACCAGCGGACGTTTGCGGCGATCGCCGCGCGGCTAATCCCTGGCTCGGAATTGCCAGCCCCCACCGGCGTGTTCCCCCGGTATCAGCCAGCTTCCGAAGACGAGTAA
- a CDS encoding TatD family hydrolase, translating to MRVSSSRPGKREAPPAPEPLAPLIDAHTHLDACGARDAADVVAILERAAAVGVGAVVTIADDLDSARWVTRAAGWDPRVYAAVALHPTRADALDDDARAEIERLVADPRVVAVGETGMDLYWPGRLDGCAAPEVQREAFAWHIDLAKRCGKPLMIHNRDADAAVLDVLDAEGAPDVVIFHCFSSDSAMARRCVDAGWFISLSGTVSFRNARALREAVPLIPAEQLLVETDAPFLTPHPYRGAPNEPYCLPYTVRAITELLDRPAEELARITTSNAGRVYGLVESGG from the coding sequence GTGCGCGTGAGCTCCAGCCGACCTGGTAAACGAGAAGCGCCGCCCGCCCCGGAGCCGCTGGCGCCGCTGATCGATGCGCACACTCACCTCGACGCATGCGGCGCCCGCGACGCCGCCGATGTGGTGGCCATCCTCGAGCGTGCCGCGGCGGTCGGAGTCGGCGCGGTCGTCACGATCGCCGACGATCTGGACTCGGCGCGCTGGGTGACCCGGGCGGCCGGCTGGGACCCGCGCGTGTACGCCGCCGTCGCGTTGCACCCGACGCGCGCGGACGCCCTCGACGACGACGCCCGCGCCGAGATCGAGCGGCTGGTGGCCGACCCCCGCGTGGTGGCCGTCGGGGAGACGGGCATGGATCTGTACTGGCCCGGCCGGTTGGACGGCTGCGCCGCGCCCGAGGTGCAGCGGGAGGCCTTCGCTTGGCATATCGACCTGGCCAAGCGGTGCGGCAAACCGCTGATGATTCACAACCGGGATGCCGACGCCGCGGTGCTCGACGTGCTGGACGCCGAGGGCGCGCCCGACGTCGTGATCTTCCACTGCTTTTCGTCGGACAGCGCAATGGCCCGCCGCTGCGTCGACGCCGGGTGGTTTATCAGCCTGTCCGGGACGGTGAGCTTCCGTAACGCTCGCGCGCTGCGCGAGGCCGTGCCGTTGATTCCGGCCGAACAGCTGCTGGTGGAAACTGATGCGCCCTTTTTGACACCGCATCCTTATCGTGGCGCACCCAATGAGCCCTATTGCCTTCCTTATACTGTTCGTGCGATCACGGAACTGCTCGATCGCCCGGCGGAAGAACTAGCCCGAATCACCACGAGCAATGCCGGGCGGGTCTACGGACTCGTCGAATCGGGCGGGTGA
- a CDS encoding resuscitation-promoting factor: MTVLRRLHQTPSPMLRLVAAGLLLVLAFAGGFAVSVSKTVTLTVDGIAMRVTTMKSRVLDIVEENGYVVDKRDDLYPAADVQIHNADKITLRRSRPLQISLDGSDTKQVWTTASTVDEALAQLAMTDTAPAAASRGSRVPLAGMALPVVSAKTVQINDGGTIRMVHLPAPNVAGLLNAAGVPLQDSDQVAPAATAPIVDGMQIQVTRNRIEKVTERIPLAPNARKVEDPDMNMSRQVVEDPGSPGTQDVTYAVATVNGVETGRLPIANIVIAPARDSVVRVGTKPGTEVPPVTDGSIWDAIAGCEAGGNWAINTGNGYYGGVQFDQSTWERNGGLRFAPRADLASRDEQITVAEVTRERQGWGAWPVCSGRAGAH; the protein is encoded by the coding sequence TTGACTGTACTGAGAAGACTTCATCAGACCCCATCACCGATGTTGCGGCTGGTAGCCGCAGGACTGCTGTTAGTACTCGCGTTCGCCGGCGGTTTCGCGGTCTCGGTATCCAAGACGGTGACGTTGACCGTCGACGGCATCGCGATGCGGGTGACGACGATGAAATCGCGCGTGCTCGACATCGTCGAAGAGAACGGCTACGTCGTCGATAAGCGCGACGATCTGTACCCCGCCGCTGATGTCCAGATTCACAATGCCGACAAGATCACGCTGCGGCGCAGCCGGCCGCTGCAGATCTCGCTGGACGGCAGCGACACCAAGCAGGTGTGGACGACGGCTTCCACCGTCGACGAGGCGCTGGCTCAGCTCGCGATGACCGACACCGCCCCCGCCGCCGCCTCGCGCGGCAGCCGGGTTCCGCTGGCCGGAATGGCCCTGCCGGTCGTCAGCGCCAAGACCGTCCAGATCAACGACGGCGGCACGATCCGCATGGTGCACCTGCCGGCGCCGAACGTCGCGGGCCTGCTGAATGCCGCCGGCGTGCCCCTGCAGGACAGCGACCAGGTGGCGCCCGCCGCGACCGCGCCGATCGTCGACGGCATGCAGATCCAGGTGACGCGTAACCGCATCGAGAAGGTCACCGAGCGAATCCCGTTGGCGCCCAACGCGCGCAAGGTCGAAGACCCCGACATGAACATGAGCCGCCAGGTTGTCGAAGACCCGGGTAGCCCGGGCACGCAGGACGTCACCTATGCGGTGGCGACGGTCAACGGCGTGGAGACCGGACGGCTGCCGATCGCGAACATCGTGATCGCGCCGGCCCGCGACTCCGTGGTGCGGGTGGGCACCAAACCCGGCACCGAGGTGCCCCCGGTGACCGACGGATCCATCTGGGATGCGATCGCGGGCTGCGAGGCCGGTGGAAACTGGGCGATCAACACCGGCAACGGCTATTACGGCGGCGTGCAATTCGACCAAAGCACCTGGGAGCGCAACGGCGGGTTGCGATTTGCCCCCCGTGCCGATCTCGCCAGCCGCGACGAGCAGATCACCGTCGCCGAGGTGACCAGGGAGCGCCAGGGTTGGGGCGCGTGGCCAGTGTGCAGCGGAAGAGCCGGTGCACACTGA
- the rsmA gene encoding 16S rRNA (adenine(1518)-N(6)/adenine(1519)-N(6))-dimethyltransferase RsmA — protein MASVQRKSRCTLTIQLLGRTDIRRLAKELEFRPRKSLGQNFVHDANTVRRIVSISGIGRADHVLEVGPGLGSLTLALLDRGATVTAIEIDPVLAERLPQTVSEHSHSEIQRLTVCNRDVLNLRRDELAFAHGQAPTAVVANLPYNVAVPALLHLLAEFPSIATLTVMVQAEVAERLAAEPGGKEYGVPSVKARFFGRVRRCGMVSPTVFWPVPRVYSGLVRIDRYDAAPWPTDDAFRRQVFKLIDIAFAQRRKTSRNAFLEWAGSGNESANRLLAASIDPARRGETLSIDDFVRLLRRSGDPTQSQASGS, from the coding sequence GTGGCCAGTGTGCAGCGGAAGAGCCGGTGCACACTGACGATCCAGCTGCTCGGACGCACCGATATCAGGCGGCTGGCCAAAGAACTTGAATTTCGGCCACGAAAATCGTTGGGCCAGAATTTCGTCCACGACGCCAACACGGTCCGGCGGATAGTTTCGATCTCCGGAATCGGTCGCGCGGATCATGTGCTGGAGGTCGGCCCGGGTCTCGGCTCGCTCACGCTGGCGCTGCTTGACCGCGGCGCCACGGTCACCGCCATCGAAATCGACCCGGTGCTCGCCGAGCGGCTCCCGCAGACCGTCAGCGAGCACTCACACAGCGAGATCCAGCGCCTGACGGTGTGCAACCGCGACGTGTTGAACCTCAGGCGAGACGAGCTGGCCTTTGCACATGGCCAAGCGCCGACCGCCGTCGTCGCCAATCTGCCCTACAACGTCGCCGTGCCGGCATTGCTGCATCTGCTCGCCGAATTTCCGTCCATCGCGACCCTCACCGTGATGGTGCAGGCAGAGGTCGCCGAGCGGCTTGCGGCCGAGCCGGGCGGCAAGGAGTACGGCGTGCCCAGCGTCAAGGCGCGTTTCTTCGGACGGGTCCGTCGGTGCGGCATGGTCTCGCCGACCGTGTTCTGGCCGGTGCCCCGCGTCTATTCCGGGCTGGTCCGCATCGACCGGTACGACGCGGCGCCGTGGCCCACCGATGACGCCTTCCGGCGCCAGGTATTCAAACTGATCGATATCGCGTTTGCCCAACGGCGCAAGACGTCTCGCAACGCGTTTCTGGAGTGGGCGGGCTCGGGCAACGAGTCGGCAAATCGATTGCTGGCGGCCAGCATTGATCCCGCCCGCCGCGGCGAGACGCTGTCCATCGACGACTTCGTGCGGCTGTTGCGTCGCTCCGGCGACCCGACACAATCGCAGGCCTCCGGCAGCTGA
- a CDS encoding 4-(cytidine 5'-diphospho)-2-C-methyl-D-erythritol kinase — MSNGNTAAQWVPTGSVTVRVPGKVNLYLSVGDRRDDGYHELTTVFQAVSLLDELTVRNADVLSLELVGEGADKLPTDERNLAWQAAELMAEHVGRAPDVSIMIDKSIPVAGGMAGGSADAAAVLVAINSLWELNVPRRDLRMLAAQLGSDVPFALHGGTALGTGRGEELATVLSRNTFHWVLAFAYGELLTPAVFGELDRIRETADSPRLAEPGPVLAALAAGDPEQLAPLLGNELQDAAVSLNPALRRTLRAGEEAGALAGIVSGSGPTCAFLCTSAASAVDMGTQLSGAGVCRTVRVASGPVPGARVVPTPMTDD, encoded by the coding sequence ATGTCTAACGGCAACACCGCTGCGCAGTGGGTGCCCACCGGGTCAGTCACGGTTCGGGTGCCCGGCAAGGTCAACTTGTACCTGTCCGTCGGCGATCGCCGCGACGACGGCTATCACGAGCTGACGACGGTGTTTCAGGCCGTCTCGCTGCTCGACGAGCTGACGGTGCGCAATGCCGACGTCTTGTCGCTCGAGCTGGTCGGCGAGGGGGCCGACAAGCTGCCCACCGACGAACGCAACCTGGCCTGGCAGGCCGCCGAGCTAATGGCCGAACACGTCGGCCGCGCGCCCGACGTCTCGATCATGATCGACAAATCCATTCCGGTGGCCGGTGGTATGGCGGGTGGCAGCGCGGACGCCGCCGCGGTGCTGGTCGCGATCAATTCGCTGTGGGAACTCAACGTGCCGCGCCGCGATCTGCGCATGCTGGCCGCGCAGCTGGGCAGCGACGTGCCGTTCGCCCTGCACGGGGGCACGGCGCTGGGCACCGGGCGGGGCGAGGAGCTGGCCACGGTGCTGTCCCGGAACACCTTCCACTGGGTGCTGGCGTTCGCTTACGGCGAGCTGCTCACCCCGGCCGTGTTCGGCGAGCTTGACCGGATCCGGGAAACCGCGGACTCGCCGCGGCTCGCCGAGCCCGGGCCGGTGCTGGCCGCGTTGGCCGCCGGCGATCCCGAGCAGCTGGCGCCGCTGCTGGGCAATGAATTGCAGGACGCGGCGGTCAGCCTCAATCCGGCGCTGCGGCGCACGCTGCGCGCCGGCGAGGAGGCGGGTGCGCTGGCCGGCATCGTGTCCGGTTCGGGCCCGACGTGCGCGTTTCTGTGCACTTCAGCGGCCTCGGCGGTCGATATGGGCACGCAGCTGTCCGGGGCCGGTGTGTGCCGCACGGTGCGCGTCGCGAGCGGTCCGGTGCCCGGCGCCCGCGTGGTGCCGACGCCGATGACCGACGACTGA
- a CDS encoding fatty acyl-AMP ligase yields MSRFTEKMVHNAHISKKGMVTGDPHAPVRHTWGEVHERARCIAGGLAAAGIGLGDAVGVLAGFPVEIAPTAQGLWLRGASLTMLHQPTPRTDLAVWAEDTMNVIGMIEAKVVIVSEPFLVAIPVLEEKGIKVLTVADLLASEPIDPVEVGEDDLALMQLTSGSTGSPKAVQITHRNIYSNAEAMFIGAQYDIDKDVMVSWLPCFHDMGMVGFLTIPMYFGAELVKVTPMDFLRDALLWAKLIDKYKGTMTAAPNFAYALLAKRLRRNAKPGDFDLSTLRFALSGAEPVEPADVEDLLDAGKPFGLRSSAILPAYGMAETTLAVSFSECNAGLVVDEVDADLLAALRRAVPATKGNTRRLATLGPLLKDLEARIIDEQGNVMAPRGVGVIELRGESLTPGYLTMGGFISAQDEHGWYDTGDLGYIDENGHIVVCGRVKDVIIMAGRNIYPTDIERAACRVDGVRPGCAVAVRLDAGHSRETFAVAVESNAFQDPAEVRRMEHEVAREVLKEVDMRPRNVVVLGPGTIPKTPSGKLRRSNSVTLVTR; encoded by the coding sequence GTGAGCAGGTTTACCGAGAAGATGGTCCACAATGCCCACATTTCGAAGAAGGGCATGGTCACCGGTGATCCCCACGCACCTGTCCGGCACACCTGGGGCGAGGTCCACGAGCGCGCTCGCTGCATCGCGGGCGGCCTGGCCGCCGCCGGTATCGGGCTCGGCGACGCCGTCGGTGTGCTGGCCGGCTTCCCGGTAGAGATCGCCCCGACGGCGCAGGGCCTGTGGCTGCGCGGGGCCAGCCTGACCATGCTGCACCAGCCCACCCCACGCACCGACCTGGCCGTGTGGGCCGAGGACACCATGAACGTCATCGGCATGATCGAGGCCAAGGTCGTCATCGTCTCCGAGCCCTTCCTGGTCGCCATCCCGGTGCTGGAAGAAAAGGGCATCAAAGTCCTCACCGTCGCCGACCTGCTGGCGTCGGAACCGATCGACCCCGTCGAGGTCGGCGAGGACGACCTGGCGCTGATGCAGCTGACGTCCGGCTCGACCGGCTCGCCGAAGGCCGTCCAGATCACCCATCGCAACATCTACTCCAACGCCGAGGCCATGTTCATCGGCGCCCAGTACGACATCGACAAAGACGTGATGGTCAGCTGGCTGCCCTGCTTCCACGACATGGGCATGGTCGGCTTCCTCACCATCCCGATGTATTTCGGCGCCGAGCTGGTCAAGGTCACGCCGATGGACTTCCTGCGCGACGCGCTGCTGTGGGCCAAGCTGATCGACAAGTACAAGGGCACCATGACCGCGGCGCCCAACTTCGCGTATGCGCTGCTGGCCAAGCGGTTGCGCCGCAACGCCAAGCCCGGCGACTTCGACCTGTCGACCCTGCGCTTCGCGCTGTCCGGCGCCGAGCCGGTCGAGCCCGCCGACGTCGAGGACCTGCTCGACGCGGGCAAGCCGTTCGGCCTGCGGTCCTCGGCGATCCTGCCGGCTTACGGCATGGCCGAGACGACGCTGGCCGTGTCGTTCTCGGAGTGCAACGCCGGGCTCGTCGTCGACGAGGTGGACGCCGACCTGCTGGCCGCGCTGCGCCGGGCCGTGCCCGCGACCAAGGGCAACACCCGCCGGCTGGCCACGCTCGGCCCGCTGCTGAAGGACCTCGAGGCCCGCATCATCGACGAGCAGGGCAACGTGATGGCCCCGCGCGGTGTCGGCGTGATCGAGCTGCGCGGCGAGTCGCTGACGCCCGGCTACCTGACGATGGGTGGCTTCATCTCGGCCCAGGACGAGCACGGCTGGTACGACACCGGCGACCTCGGCTACATAGACGAGAACGGCCACATCGTGGTCTGCGGCCGCGTCAAGGACGTCATCATCATGGCCGGCCGCAACATCTACCCGACCGACATCGAGCGGGCTGCCTGCCGCGTCGACGGTGTTCGCCCCGGCTGCGCGGTGGCGGTCCGCCTGGACGCCGGCCACTCGCGCGAGACGTTCGCGGTCGCGGTCGAGTCCAACGCCTTCCAGGACCCGGCCGAGGTGCGCCGGATGGAACACGAGGTCGCCCGCGAGGTGCTCAAAGAGGTCGACATGCGTCCCCGCAACGTCGTGGTGCTCGGTCCCGGGACCATTCCGAAGACGCCGTCGGGCAAGCTGCGCCGGTCCAACTCGGTCACCCTGGTCACCAGGTAG
- the pth gene encoding aminoacyl-tRNA hydrolase, with amino-acid sequence MAEPLLVVGLGNPGDNYARTRHNLGFLVADLLAARLGSKFKVHKRSGAEVVSGRLAGHSVLVAKPRCYMNESGRQVGPLAKFYSVAPADIIVIHDELDLDFGRIRLKIGGGEGGHNGLRSVASALGTKDFQRVRIGIGRPPGRKDPAAFVLETFTAAERPEVPTICEQAADATELLIELGLEPAQNRVHAW; translated from the coding sequence ATGGCCGAACCGCTCCTGGTGGTCGGCCTGGGCAATCCCGGAGACAACTACGCCCGTACCCGGCACAACCTCGGGTTCCTGGTTGCCGACCTGCTCGCCGCCCGACTGGGCTCAAAGTTCAAGGTGCACAAGCGCTCCGGCGCCGAAGTGGTCAGCGGCCGGCTCGCCGGGCACTCGGTGCTGGTGGCCAAGCCGCGCTGCTACATGAACGAGTCCGGCCGCCAGGTCGGCCCGCTGGCCAAGTTCTACTCCGTGGCGCCGGCCGACATCATCGTCATCCACGATGAACTTGACCTCGACTTCGGTCGCATCCGGCTCAAGATCGGCGGCGGCGAAGGCGGCCACAACGGGCTGCGTTCGGTGGCCTCAGCGCTGGGCACCAAGGATTTTCAGCGGGTGCGCATCGGGATCGGGCGTCCGCCCGGACGTAAAGACCCGGCGGCGTTCGTGCTGGAGACGTTCACCGCCGCCGAGCGGCCCGAGGTTCCCACGATCTGCGAGCAGGCGGCCGACGCCACCGAATTGCTGATCGAACTGGGGCTAGAGCCCGCGCAGAACCGCGTGCACGCCTGGTAG
- a CDS encoding 50S ribosomal protein L25/general stress protein Ctc translates to MAKKSAANQITATVRAETGKGASRRARRDGKIPAVLYGHGADPQHLELPGRDFAAVLRHSGTNAVLTLDIAGKEQFALTKVLDIHPIRRTIQHADLLVVRRGEKVNVEVTVVIEGEAGPDTLVTQETSTIEIEAEALSIPEQLTVSVEGAAPGTQFTAGQITLPSGVNLISDPEMLVVNVVNAPTAQDLEEEGAGETGEAAEAAEDEAGEAEASEEESE, encoded by the coding sequence ATGGCTAAAAAATCTGCAGCCAACCAAATCACCGCCACGGTACGAGCCGAGACCGGCAAGGGCGCGTCCCGGCGCGCCCGCCGCGACGGCAAGATTCCCGCCGTCCTGTACGGTCACGGCGCCGACCCGCAGCACCTCGAGCTGCCCGGGCGCGACTTCGCGGCGGTGCTGCGCCACTCCGGCACCAACGCGGTGCTGACCCTGGATATCGCCGGCAAAGAGCAGTTCGCGCTGACCAAAGTGCTCGACATCCACCCGATCCGCCGCACCATTCAGCACGCCGACCTGCTGGTCGTGCGTCGCGGCGAGAAGGTCAACGTCGAGGTCACCGTCGTGATCGAGGGCGAGGCCGGGCCAGACACCCTGGTCACCCAGGAGACCAGCACCATCGAGATCGAGGCCGAGGCCCTGTCGATTCCCGAGCAGTTGACCGTGTCGGTCGAGGGTGCCGCGCCCGGCACTCAGTTCACCGCCGGACAGATCACGCTGCCGTCGGGCGTCAACCTGATTTCCGACCCCGAGATGCTCGTCGTCAACGTGGTGAACGCACCCACCGCCCAAGACCTCGAGGAAGAGGGCGCGGGCGAGACCGGCGAAGCCGCCGAAGCCGCCGAGGACGAGGCCGGCGAAGCCGAGGCCTCCGAAGAAGAGTCCGAGTAG